A part of Acidimicrobiales bacterium genomic DNA contains:
- a CDS encoding NifU family protein, with protein MERTADQAVLRWVCHDHAVAASPGGRRRPDPGSPMGALVDAGSLAEVWVSAGALHARFVEERPASAVVRVVHEAVVDALATNAAWLTEATGPVPGIGLATVQETVDRAAAAVFDAHGGRLEVVHLDDGVLRLRPHGSCRGCRLTAGTIDSLVAPAVRRAHPDIHRIQLEDASSRQRSWLPRPRRR; from the coding sequence GTGGAGCGCACCGCCGACCAGGCGGTGCTCCGCTGGGTGTGCCACGACCACGCCGTGGCGGCCAGCCCGGGCGGCCGGCGCCGGCCCGATCCAGGCTCGCCGATGGGTGCCCTCGTGGACGCCGGCTCGCTCGCCGAGGTGTGGGTGTCCGCCGGAGCGCTGCACGCACGGTTCGTGGAGGAACGACCTGCGTCGGCAGTGGTGCGGGTCGTACACGAGGCCGTGGTCGATGCGCTCGCGACGAACGCGGCCTGGCTCACGGAGGCCACCGGCCCCGTGCCCGGTATCGGCCTGGCCACGGTGCAGGAGACGGTGGACAGGGCGGCGGCGGCGGTGTTCGACGCTCACGGCGGCCGGCTCGAGGTGGTCCACCTCGACGACGGCGTCCTGAGGCTGCGGCCGCATGGCTCGTGCCGGGGGTGCCGCCTGACGGCCGGCACCATCGACTCCCTGGTGGCGCCGGCCGTCCGCCGTGCCCACCCGGACATCCACCGCATCCAACTCGAGGACGCCTCCTCCAGGCAGCGATCCTGGCTGCCCCGCCCCCGCCGGCGCTGA
- a CDS encoding glucosyl-3-phosphoglycerate synthase has product MAALARVADEPVEVELAGVVALAAGHDAAPLRSAATQPARVFHRDDLEPARLVAAKRGRRVAVCLPAHNEAATVGAIVSAIRHELVDALPLVDDLVVMDDRSTDGTATLAAAAGARVVHTAEVLPELAGTPGKGAALWKSLVVTDAELVVWCDADVVDFDPRFVAGLVGPLLLQPEIALVKGFYERPLHGHRGEGGRVTELVARPALSLLFPHLAGIVQPLGGEYAGRRDVLERVSFVGDYGVELGLLIDVAALVGTGAIAQVDLGVRTHRNRPLAELGPMAAAVLRTALERSRPGPHRLAGTVLHRPGHAPVDVAGAEWPPLGSLRAAGLVPAAGERLPA; this is encoded by the coding sequence ATGGCCGCCCTGGCCCGCGTGGCCGACGAGCCGGTCGAGGTGGAGCTGGCCGGCGTGGTCGCCCTGGCGGCGGGCCACGACGCTGCTCCGCTGCGGTCGGCGGCCACCCAGCCTGCTCGGGTCTTCCACCGCGACGACCTCGAACCCGCCCGCCTGGTGGCCGCCAAGCGGGGGCGGCGGGTGGCCGTGTGCCTCCCGGCCCACAACGAGGCCGCGACCGTGGGCGCCATCGTGTCCGCCATCCGGCACGAGCTCGTCGACGCCCTGCCCCTCGTCGACGACCTGGTCGTCATGGACGACCGCTCCACCGACGGCACCGCCACGCTCGCCGCCGCCGCCGGGGCGAGGGTGGTCCACACCGCCGAGGTGCTCCCCGAGCTCGCGGGGACTCCGGGCAAGGGGGCGGCGCTGTGGAAGTCGCTCGTCGTCACCGATGCCGAGCTGGTGGTTTGGTGCGACGCCGACGTCGTCGACTTCGACCCCCGATTCGTCGCCGGGTTGGTCGGCCCCCTGCTGCTGCAGCCCGAGATCGCCCTGGTCAAGGGGTTCTACGAGCGCCCCCTCCACGGCCACCGCGGTGAGGGCGGCCGCGTGACCGAGCTGGTGGCCAGGCCGGCCCTCTCGCTGCTCTTCCCCCACCTGGCCGGCATCGTCCAACCCCTGGGTGGCGAGTACGCGGGGCGTCGCGACGTCCTCGAGCGTGTCTCCTTCGTGGGCGACTACGGGGTCGAGCTCGGCCTGCTGATCGACGTGGCCGCTCTCGTGGGCACCGGCGCCATCGCCCAGGTCGACCTGGGTGTGCGCACCCACCGGAACCGGCCGCTGGCCGAGTTGGGGCCGATGGCCGCGGCGGTGCTGCGCACCGCGCTCGAGCGCTCGCGCCCCGGACCGCACCGGCTGGCGGGGACCGTCCTGCACCGGCCGGGCCACGCCCCGGTCGACGTGGCCGGGGCCGAGTGGCCGCCCCTCGGCTCGCTGCGCGCCGCGGGGCTGGTGCCGGCTGCGGGCGAGCGCCTCCCCGCCTGA
- a CDS encoding response regulator transcription factor — MVTRLLLVEDDDDIRLVLRLALEDEGYDVVEAISGEEGLERFAAEPVDLALVDLRLPGMHGFEVCRQLRQHSTVPIIIITAQTDSHDVVAGLEAGADDYVTKPLVPKELAARIRALLRRASLPAAPSSEPEAFVFGDLEVRPGAGEVRRAGELVELTKTEFRLLCEFVANPGQVLSRDVLLERVWGYDYLGDSRLVDTHLHRLRLKVEDDPSEPRHLLTARGLGYKFVP; from the coding sequence ATGGTGACCCGCCTGCTGCTCGTCGAGGACGACGACGACATCCGGCTGGTGCTCCGGCTCGCCCTCGAGGACGAGGGCTACGACGTGGTCGAGGCGATCAGCGGGGAGGAGGGGCTCGAGCGCTTCGCGGCCGAGCCCGTCGACCTGGCGCTGGTCGACCTGCGCCTTCCGGGCATGCACGGCTTCGAGGTGTGCCGCCAGCTTCGGCAGCACTCCACGGTCCCGATCATCATCATCACCGCCCAGACCGACAGCCACGACGTGGTCGCCGGGCTGGAGGCGGGGGCCGACGACTACGTCACCAAGCCGCTGGTCCCGAAGGAGCTGGCAGCGCGCATCCGGGCCCTGCTGCGGCGGGCGAGCCTCCCGGCAGCGCCGTCGTCGGAGCCGGAGGCCTTCGTGTTCGGTGACCTCGAGGTGCGGCCGGGGGCCGGCGAGGTCCGGCGCGCCGGCGAGCTGGTCGAGCTCACCAAGACCGAGTTCCGCCTCCTCTGCGAGTTCGTGGCGAACCCCGGCCAGGTGCTGAGCCGCGACGTGCTGCTCGAGCGGGTGTGGGGCTACGACTACCTGGGTGACAGCCGCCTCGTCGACACGCACCTGCACCGCCTCCGGCTGAAGGTCGAGGACGACCCGTCCGAGCCCCGCCACCTGCTCACCGCCAGGGGTCTCGGCTACAAGTTCGTGCCATGA
- a CDS encoding HAMP domain-containing histidine kinase, whose product MTGAEAGAARPVPRRRLRLRLRATVAFAIGALAVSLALSGLTYGLVRRYLLEQRESTATTQVYLNARLVRSSLLAGDTDVPALLASLATTLGSQPVLELDGDWFARVVNVGRDDLPGPLRATVLDGGASRQRFAAGGVPYLAVGVALPDADAAYFEAFPLTELERTLDTLRAALLVAATITTVAGAALGWYASRRVLRPLRDVADTAALIAEGDLSARIDEHGDADLDPLVRSFNDMASTLEGRLERDARFASDVSHELRSPLTAMRAAVEVVDARRDELPERVRVAVAVLRGQVRRFERMVLDLLEISRIDAGVVPVDLRPRNVAGFVRRVARGLLPDGPPVEVSPAAAEALALVDERRFERVLANLVENAQKHGGGVTRVAVDAGDGRVRVLVEDHGPGVPAEERSRIFERYARGDAARHQVGTGLGLALAAEHVRLHWGRVWVEDAPDGGARFVVELPKAVS is encoded by the coding sequence ATGACCGGGGCGGAGGCGGGGGCGGCCCGGCCCGTTCCTCGCCGGCGGCTGCGGCTGCGGCTGCGGGCCACGGTGGCCTTCGCCATCGGTGCGCTGGCGGTGTCGCTGGCGCTGTCGGGGCTGACCTACGGGCTGGTCCGCCGCTACCTGCTGGAGCAGCGCGAGTCCACCGCGACGACGCAGGTGTACCTGAACGCGCGCCTGGTGCGGAGCTCCCTCCTGGCGGGCGATACCGACGTGCCGGCGCTGCTGGCGTCGCTGGCCACGACGCTCGGCTCGCAGCCGGTGCTCGAGCTCGACGGCGACTGGTTCGCCCGGGTCGTGAACGTCGGGCGCGACGATCTCCCCGGCCCGTTGCGGGCGACGGTGCTGGACGGCGGCGCGAGCCGCCAGCGCTTCGCGGCCGGCGGGGTGCCGTATCTCGCGGTGGGGGTGGCCCTGCCCGACGCCGACGCCGCCTACTTCGAGGCCTTCCCGCTCACCGAGCTGGAGCGCACGCTCGACACGCTGCGGGCCGCCCTGCTGGTGGCCGCGACGATCACGACCGTCGCCGGCGCTGCGCTCGGCTGGTACGCCAGCCGCCGGGTCCTCCGGCCGCTGCGCGACGTGGCCGACACGGCCGCGCTGATCGCGGAGGGCGACCTGTCGGCCCGCATCGACGAGCACGGCGACGCCGACCTCGATCCGCTGGTGCGGTCGTTCAACGACATGGCGTCGACGCTGGAGGGGCGCCTCGAGCGCGACGCCCGCTTCGCGTCCGACGTGAGCCACGAGCTGCGGTCTCCGCTCACGGCCATGCGGGCCGCGGTCGAGGTCGTCGACGCCCGCCGCGACGAGCTGCCCGAGCGGGTGCGGGTTGCCGTGGCCGTGCTGCGGGGGCAGGTGCGGCGCTTCGAGCGGATGGTGCTCGACCTCCTCGAGATCTCCCGGATCGACGCCGGGGTGGTGCCCGTCGACCTCCGCCCCCGGAACGTGGCCGGCTTCGTTCGACGGGTGGCGCGCGGCCTGTTGCCCGACGGGCCACCGGTCGAGGTGAGCCCGGCCGCCGCCGAGGCGCTGGCCCTCGTCGACGAGCGGCGCTTCGAGCGGGTGCTCGCGAACCTGGTGGAGAACGCCCAGAAGCACGGCGGCGGCGTGACGCGCGTGGCGGTCGACGCCGGCGACGGTCGGGTGCGCGTGCTGGTCGAGGACCACGGGCCGGGCGTGCCCGCCGAGGAGCGGTCGCGGATCTTCGAGCGCTACGCCCGGGGGGACGCGGCCCGCCACCAGGTCGGCACCGGGCTCGGCCTGGCTTTGGCGGCCGAGCACGTGCGGCTGCACTGGGGCAGGGTTTGGGTCGAGGACGCGCCCGACGGGGGCGCGCGCTTCGTGGTCGAGCTGCCGAAGGCGGTGTCGTGA
- a CDS encoding GerMN domain-containing protein, translating to MTGRARRRVAGMGLALLGVVAVAGCGVTTEGDDRPLDATDVPAGLLDTPPSPSTTAAGPAPTALVPVPTYGFELYLVLDDRLVPVRRQLSGPPDLDDVLELVAAGPRPAEQDQGYRSVLGDPVVVTGTPPVGGQVTIDVGDAFTSLSGADQLLALAQVVYSVTSLPGVGRVAFTSGGAPIDVPRADGLLVAGSVSRDDYAALVAPSSAVPTTAPADATLPVVPPG from the coding sequence GTGACCGGCCGGGCCCGGCGCCGGGTCGCGGGGATGGGCCTCGCCCTCCTGGGGGTGGTGGCGGTGGCCGGGTGCGGGGTCACGACCGAGGGCGACGACCGCCCGCTCGACGCCACCGACGTGCCGGCCGGGCTGCTCGACACCCCGCCGTCGCCGAGCACCACCGCCGCCGGCCCAGCGCCGACGGCGCTGGTGCCGGTGCCCACGTACGGGTTCGAGCTCTACCTGGTGCTCGACGACCGCCTCGTGCCCGTTCGCCGGCAGCTGAGCGGCCCCCCCGACCTCGACGACGTGCTCGAGCTGGTCGCCGCCGGTCCCCGCCCCGCGGAGCAGGACCAGGGCTACCGGTCGGTGCTGGGCGACCCGGTGGTCGTCACCGGGACGCCGCCGGTGGGGGGCCAGGTGACGATCGACGTGGGCGACGCCTTCACCAGCCTGTCGGGCGCCGACCAGCTGCTCGCCCTGGCCCAGGTCGTGTACTCGGTGACCAGCCTCCCGGGTGTGGGGCGGGTGGCCTTCACCAGCGGCGGCGCGCCCATCGACGTGCCCCGAGCCGACGGCCTGCTGGTGGCCGGCTCGGTGTCGCGCGACGACTACGCCGCGCTGGTGGCGCCGTCGTCCGCGGTGCCGACCACGGCGCCGGCCGACGCGACGCTCCCGGTGGTGCCGCCCGGCTGA
- the gpmA gene encoding 2,3-diphosphoglycerate-dependent phosphoglycerate mutase, producing the protein MTTTLVLLRHGESVWNRENLFTGWHDVDLSERGVEEAAASGRMLADEGLWFDVAHTSVLTRAVRTADLALAELGQLWLPVRRSWRLNERHYGGLQGLDKKETAARFGADQVKVWRRSYDVPPPALDPGDERHPRHDRRYRRLAPDVLPATECLKDVVARMLPYWYDAIVPDLRAGLTVLVAAHGNSLRALVKHLADIPDDVIPEVNIPTGIPLRYELDDDLRPVPPGPVDEHPLLGRYLGDPAAAAAAADAVARQAG; encoded by the coding sequence ATGACCACCACCCTCGTGCTGCTCCGCCACGGCGAGAGCGTGTGGAACCGCGAGAACCTCTTCACCGGCTGGCACGACGTCGACCTGTCCGAGAGGGGCGTCGAGGAGGCCGCGGCCTCGGGCCGGATGCTGGCTGACGAGGGGCTGTGGTTCGACGTGGCCCACACCTCGGTCCTCACCCGGGCGGTGCGCACCGCCGACCTGGCGCTGGCCGAGCTGGGCCAGCTCTGGCTCCCGGTGCGCCGCTCCTGGCGGCTGAACGAGCGCCACTACGGCGGCCTCCAGGGCCTCGACAAGAAGGAGACGGCGGCGCGCTTCGGCGCCGACCAGGTGAAGGTGTGGCGCCGCAGCTACGACGTGCCGCCCCCGGCGCTCGACCCCGGCGACGAGCGCCACCCCCGCCACGACCGGCGGTACCGGCGCCTGGCCCCCGACGTGCTGCCGGCGACCGAGTGCCTGAAGGACGTCGTGGCCCGGATGCTCCCGTACTGGTACGACGCCATCGTCCCCGACCTGCGGGCCGGCCTCACCGTGCTGGTGGCGGCCCACGGCAACAGCCTCCGCGCCCTCGTCAAGCACCTCGCCGACATCCCCGACGACGTCATCCCCGAGGTCAACATCCCCACCGGGATCCCCCTGCGCTACGAGCTCGACGACGACCTCCGGCCCGTCCCCCCCGGCCCCGTCGACGAGCACCCGCTGCTCGGGCGCTACCTCGGTGACCCCGCGGCGGCGGCCGCGGCGGCCGACGCGGTGGCCCGCCAGGCCGGCTGA
- the dnaK gene encoding molecular chaperone DnaK, translating into MPKAVGIDLGTTNSVVAVLEAGDPVVIPNAEGSRTTPSVVAFSKTGEVLVGEVAKRQAITNPDRTIRSVKRHMGTGWTIDVDAKKYTSQEISARTLMKLKRDAEAYLGDTVTQAVITVPAYFDDAQRTATKEAGQIAGLEVLRIINEPTAAALAYGLDKEGADQTILVFDLGGGTFDVSILEIGDGVFEVKSTHGDTQLGGDDWDQRVMDWLVAQFKAAHGVDLSADKMAMQRLKEAGEKAKIELSSVQQTQINLPFITATQEGPLHLDETLTRAKFTELTADLIDRCRSPFEQAIADAGLTLGQLDHVILVGGSTRMPAVQELVQSITGKEPHKGVNPDEVVAVGAAIQAGVLKGEVKDVLLLDVTPLSLGIETKGGVMTKLIERNTTIPTRRTEVFTTAEDMQPSVEIHVLQGEREMAMYNKTLGKFQLVDLPPAPRGVPQIEVTFDIDANGIVHVSAKDRATGKEQSMTITGQSSLNRDEINRMVRDAESHAEDDRRRREEAEVRNNADTLVYQTEKLLREQGDKVSPDERAAIEGPLADLKAAVSGSDVGAIKDASDKLMAASQAFAQRLYEAASQQQPSPGAGSSSAASDEEVVDAEIVDDEGK; encoded by the coding sequence ATGCCCAAGGCCGTCGGCATCGACCTCGGCACCACCAACTCCGTCGTCGCCGTCCTCGAGGCCGGCGACCCCGTCGTCATCCCCAACGCCGAGGGCAGCCGCACGACGCCGTCCGTGGTGGCCTTCTCCAAGACCGGCGAGGTCCTGGTCGGGGAGGTGGCCAAGCGACAGGCCATCACCAACCCCGACCGCACCATCCGGTCCGTCAAGCGCCACATGGGCACGGGCTGGACGATCGACGTCGACGCCAAGAAGTACACCAGCCAGGAGATCTCGGCCCGCACGCTCATGAAGCTGAAGCGCGATGCCGAGGCCTACCTGGGCGACACGGTCACGCAGGCCGTGATCACCGTGCCCGCCTACTTCGACGACGCGCAGCGCACCGCCACCAAGGAGGCCGGCCAGATCGCCGGGCTCGAGGTGCTGCGCATCATCAACGAGCCCACCGCCGCCGCCCTGGCCTACGGCCTCGACAAGGAGGGGGCCGACCAGACGATCCTCGTGTTCGATCTCGGTGGGGGCACGTTCGACGTGTCGATCCTCGAGATCGGTGACGGGGTCTTCGAGGTGAAGTCCACCCACGGCGACACCCAGCTGGGTGGCGACGACTGGGACCAGCGCGTCATGGACTGGCTCGTGGCGCAGTTCAAGGCGGCCCACGGCGTCGACCTGTCCGCCGACAAGATGGCCATGCAGCGCCTCAAGGAGGCGGGGGAGAAGGCCAAGATCGAGCTGTCCTCCGTGCAGCAGACGCAGATCAACCTGCCCTTCATCACCGCCACCCAGGAGGGCCCGCTCCACCTCGACGAGACCCTCACCCGGGCCAAGTTCACCGAGCTCACCGCCGACCTGATCGACCGGTGCCGCTCGCCGTTCGAGCAGGCCATCGCCGACGCCGGGCTCACCCTCGGCCAGCTCGACCACGTGATCCTGGTCGGCGGCTCCACCCGGATGCCCGCCGTGCAGGAGCTCGTGCAGAGCATCACCGGCAAGGAGCCCCACAAGGGCGTCAACCCCGACGAGGTCGTGGCCGTGGGCGCCGCCATCCAGGCCGGCGTGCTCAAGGGCGAGGTCAAGGACGTGCTGCTGCTCGACGTCACCCCGCTGTCGCTCGGCATCGAGACCAAGGGCGGCGTGATGACGAAGCTCATCGAGCGCAACACCACCATCCCCACCCGCCGCACCGAGGTGTTCACCACCGCCGAGGACATGCAGCCCTCCGTCGAGATCCACGTGCTGCAGGGCGAGCGCGAGATGGCGATGTACAACAAGACGCTCGGCAAGTTCCAGCTGGTCGACCTGCCACCGGCGCCGCGCGGCGTGCCCCAGATCGAGGTCACGTTCGACATCGACGCCAACGGGATCGTCCACGTGTCCGCCAAGGACCGGGCGACCGGCAAGGAGCAGTCGATGACCATCACCGGTCAGTCGTCGCTCAACCGGGACGAGATCAACCGGATGGTGCGCGACGCCGAGTCCCACGCCGAGGACGACCGTCGCCGGCGCGAGGAGGCGGAGGTCCGCAACAACGCCGACACCCTCGTGTACCAGACCGAGAAGCTGCTCCGCGAGCAGGGCGACAAGGTGAGCCCCGATGAGCGGGCTGCCATCGAGGGGCCCCTGGCCGACCTCAAGGCCGCGGTGTCCGGCAGCGACGTGGGCGCCATCAAGGACGCGTCGGACAAGCTGATGGCGGCCAGCCAGGCCTTCGCCCAGCGCCTCTACGAGGCGGCGTCGCAGCAGCAGCCGTCGCCGGGCGCCGGCTCGTCGTCGGCCGCCAGCGACGAGGAGGTCGTCGACGCCGAGATCGTCGACGACGAGGGGAAGTGA
- a CDS encoding nucleotide exchange factor GrpE, producing MSDRSSTWDAWPEAGPGISEDLEPAPSGASAAEAAEAAVEVGFAEAAVEADLAALEAVAAERDGYRELAQRVQADFENYRKQAQRRLTDEVELATARVVERLVPALDACEAAIGHGVEGADGIMSALLAALRPEGLEAMESEGRPFDPSEHEAVVHEPGDEAEPVVVEVLRTGYRWKGRVLRPAMVKVRG from the coding sequence GTGAGCGACCGTTCCTCCACCTGGGACGCGTGGCCCGAGGCCGGGCCCGGCATCTCCGAAGACCTCGAGCCGGCGCCCTCCGGGGCGTCGGCCGCCGAGGCCGCCGAGGCGGCGGTCGAGGTGGGGTTCGCGGAGGCGGCGGTCGAGGCCGACCTGGCCGCCCTCGAGGCCGTGGCGGCCGAGCGCGACGGCTACCGCGAGCTGGCCCAGCGCGTCCAGGCCGACTTCGAGAACTACCGCAAGCAGGCCCAGCGCCGCCTGACCGACGAGGTCGAGCTGGCCACCGCCCGCGTGGTCGAGCGCCTCGTGCCGGCCCTCGACGCGTGCGAGGCGGCCATCGGCCACGGCGTCGAGGGCGCCGACGGGATCATGTCGGCGCTGCTGGCGGCCCTGCGCCCCGAGGGCCTCGAGGCCATGGAGTCCGAGGGGCGCCCCTTCGACCCGTCCGAGCACGAGGCCGTGGTGCACGAGCCGGGCGACGAGGCCGAGCCCGTCGTCGTCGAGGTGCTCCGCACGGGGTACCGATGGAAGGGCCGGGTCCTGCGCCCGGCCATGGTCAAGGTCAGGGGCTGA